One segment of Anatilimnocola aggregata DNA contains the following:
- a CDS encoding ArnT family glycosyltransferase, producing MTLASRASQFAHWRLIALLAFTLALRGGLILARFDQLQADPDSYLLIAQHLVRSAVFSVDDPSVNSPRPSAYRPPLYPVLLSNLAVGKDLIIHSGAIAIAHLAMGLATVWLTWLIARWLELGWASYIAGLLVACDPILLNQQSLIMTETLAALCTVIAWALLVRFHFNRNWWNAGLAGGAIGLAALCRPTYLPWLAVSVLLSLLLKPGKVGASQSTSQQPNREISQRLLNAIAMLIGGVSVLSPWVIRNYQAFQEPLVTTTHGGYTLYLANNRHFFAYLRHDQTGLPWDPKNRTEFGDQLRYRESFNEELNGVLYGLNAPVLSLVGNNEFEYDRMLAEQSRQEIRNDPAGFLLAAWYRVRQLWSPLPYKLAADESRARMLLRYLTAGWYLTVYALALAGCYRLRWNLLRSPWLWGVLLCAIFTGVHTLYWCNLRMRAPLMPIVAIVAAAGLLQVTQSAGRVRSSA from the coding sequence GTGACGCTTGCCTCCCGCGCAAGTCAGTTTGCTCATTGGCGACTCATCGCACTTCTGGCCTTCACGCTGGCACTGCGGGGCGGGCTGATACTGGCTCGGTTCGATCAACTGCAGGCCGATCCAGACAGTTATTTACTGATCGCGCAGCATTTGGTTCGATCGGCAGTCTTCAGCGTGGATGATCCATCGGTTAACTCACCGCGACCTTCGGCCTATCGCCCGCCACTCTATCCTGTCTTGCTCAGCAATCTGGCTGTTGGCAAGGATCTGATCATTCACAGCGGAGCAATCGCGATCGCCCATCTGGCGATGGGACTGGCCACCGTGTGGCTTACCTGGCTGATTGCGCGTTGGCTCGAACTCGGTTGGGCCAGTTACATCGCGGGGCTGCTCGTGGCCTGCGATCCGATCTTGCTCAATCAGCAATCGCTCATCATGACCGAAACGCTCGCCGCGCTCTGCACGGTGATTGCCTGGGCACTCCTCGTCCGATTTCACTTTAACCGCAATTGGTGGAACGCTGGCCTGGCTGGCGGCGCGATTGGTCTCGCCGCGCTCTGCCGGCCGACGTATCTCCCTTGGTTGGCAGTGAGCGTGCTGCTTAGTTTGCTCCTCAAGCCGGGCAAGGTGGGAGCTTCGCAATCGACTTCCCAGCAACCGAACAGAGAAATCTCTCAACGGCTGCTCAATGCGATTGCGATGCTCATTGGCGGAGTCAGCGTGTTATCGCCCTGGGTTATTCGCAACTATCAAGCATTTCAAGAGCCGCTAGTCACCACCACGCATGGTGGTTACACGCTCTATCTGGCGAACAACCGGCACTTTTTTGCCTACTTGCGACACGACCAGACGGGGTTACCGTGGGACCCAAAAAACCGAACGGAATTTGGAGACCAGTTGCGCTATCGTGAATCGTTCAACGAAGAACTTAATGGCGTGCTGTACGGACTCAATGCTCCTGTCTTGAGTCTCGTTGGGAACAACGAATTTGAATACGATCGCATGCTTGCCGAACAATCGCGACAGGAAATACGAAACGATCCCGCTGGCTTTCTGCTCGCCGCCTGGTATCGCGTCCGGCAACTCTGGTCGCCACTCCCCTACAAACTTGCAGCCGATGAATCGCGCGCGCGGATGTTGCTCCGCTATCTAACCGCGGGCTGGTACCTGACTGTATATGCGCTCGCCCTTGCCGGTTGCTATCGGCTGCGCTGGAACTTGCTCCGCTCACCCTGGCTGTGGGGAGTGCTGCTGTGCGCGATTTTTACCGGCGTGCACACGCTCTATTGGTGCAACCTCCGCATGCGTGCGCCACTGATGCCCATTGTGGCGATTGTTGCCGCCGCGGGTTTACTACAAGTGACGCAAAGTGCCGGCCGCGTACGGAGCAGTGCATAG
- a CDS encoding redoxin domain-containing protein — protein MSIFSRRTFSTLAFASISAVALCTSAACAKDKAPAVGDKAPDFKLSTADGEEVSLAKLVKQGPVVLIVLRGYPGYQCPACNQQTGQFLGAAKKFAAAKANIVLVYPGAADGLKQHADDFTRGKTFPDNCYLALDPDYTFTNAYRLRWDAPKETAYPATFVIDQNQQVVYAKISSTHGGRTSADEVLKAVPTK, from the coding sequence ATGTCCATTTTCTCGCGTCGAACATTCAGTACGCTGGCATTCGCGTCGATTTCAGCAGTGGCCCTCTGCACCAGCGCGGCATGTGCGAAGGACAAGGCGCCTGCGGTCGGTGACAAAGCTCCGGATTTCAAACTGAGCACGGCCGATGGCGAAGAAGTGTCGCTAGCAAAGTTAGTGAAGCAAGGTCCGGTCGTCTTGATCGTGCTGCGGGGTTATCCGGGTTATCAATGCCCGGCCTGCAATCAGCAGACGGGGCAGTTTCTTGGCGCTGCCAAAAAGTTCGCCGCTGCCAAGGCGAACATCGTGCTCGTTTATCCCGGGGCAGCTGATGGGCTCAAGCAACATGCCGACGACTTTACTCGCGGAAAGACATTTCCCGATAACTGCTATCTCGCCCTCGATCCCGACTATACGTTTACGAATGCTTATCGCCTGCGCTGGGACGCGCCGAAAGAAACTGCTTATCCAGCTACCTTCGTCATCGACCAGAACCAGCAAGTCGTTTACGCCAAAATCAGCAGCACGCATGGCGGCCGCACCTCTGCCGACGAAGTGCTGAAAGCAGTCCCCACGAAGTAA
- a CDS encoding FHA domain-containing protein: protein MSLNVTLVVVGGDVKTPEVKLRLPSTVGRGRDCSIMLRHPLVSRQHCEIFEASGALMVRDLGSLNGTFVNNQRIEGDAPLHSGQLLTIGTVTFRAMYEDAAAGGQPPAGPGPQMKTVKPSSETDGEGTVASRPATRKPTADSTVRKPAAGETIPQEPVDVEMDFDLDDAQPLFSEIASDKTKELPGKNGSAETIAAPNKAKPGAVTIPVAAKSPVEAKAAETKPTPPAKPADKAPAAPAAKPVDKAPDFGFFADDEQTDKAADDDDLNDFLKNLK, encoded by the coding sequence ATGTCGTTGAATGTGACGCTGGTGGTGGTCGGCGGGGATGTCAAAACCCCAGAGGTCAAACTGCGCCTACCCTCTACAGTAGGTCGCGGTCGCGACTGCTCCATCATGCTGCGCCATCCACTCGTCAGTCGCCAGCACTGCGAAATTTTTGAAGCAAGCGGTGCCCTGATGGTGCGCGATCTGGGCTCGCTCAATGGCACGTTCGTCAACAATCAGCGAATCGAAGGTGATGCTCCCTTACACTCGGGGCAACTGCTGACGATTGGCACCGTAACGTTCCGCGCGATGTACGAAGATGCTGCCGCCGGTGGTCAGCCGCCTGCTGGCCCTGGTCCGCAAATGAAGACTGTCAAGCCTTCGAGCGAAACAGATGGCGAAGGGACCGTTGCCTCACGTCCTGCGACTCGCAAGCCAACCGCCGATTCCACCGTGCGCAAACCGGCCGCTGGTGAAACGATTCCCCAAGAGCCCGTCGATGTCGAAATGGATTTTGACCTGGACGACGCCCAGCCCCTCTTCTCGGAAATTGCTTCCGATAAGACCAAGGAGTTGCCCGGCAAGAATGGATCGGCAGAAACTATCGCCGCTCCCAATAAGGCCAAACCTGGTGCCGTGACGATTCCGGTCGCGGCCAAGTCGCCCGTTGAGGCCAAAGCAGCTGAAACCAAACCGACGCCGCCAGCCAAGCCGGCCGATAAAGCTCCAGCGGCACCCGCGGCGAAGCCAGTAGATAAGGCCCCCGACTTCGGTTTCTTTGCCGACGATGAGCAGACGGATAAAGCGGCCGACGATGATGACCTGAACGACTTCTTGAAGAACCTGAAATAG
- a CDS encoding tetratricopeptide repeat-containing glycosyltransferase family 2 protein, which produces MNLRPRVSLCMIVRNEEANLRSCLQPVQHLFDEVIVVDTGSADGTREIAETLGAKVFDYEWSDDFSSARNFAADQATGDWIFWLDADDRIDEQNRVQLAELMDKLATQPTNAPRRFYVMTTVSSSRHSTEPTTLISHTRLFRNHPQARWTGRVHEQITPQLETLGDELVHTDLRVEHLGYVDPALCQRKANRDLRLLRMDYATDPENPVTSFLLGTTYLRTGQANQALAHLLKSLQLVKSRGDWVRRLYALIVETLVRLGRREEAFGFTTEALQSFPHDVELVTRRAELLCDFNDLGGAEQCLRDLFNSPRSKHLLHGASTYHDGREGRILLGRIYRETQRFDAAEQVFQELLAENPAWIPAWVNLGYAYLMQHRWGDIEYVARQLEKCEMGDPYAQVLRAEAKVARGDLKEARQLVEKAISRAPQLAWARIVLSDILLRDGTDREACIAVQRDILRLNPGNPQALRNLEVLTQPPAAQPAPTWPLGWSITVNP; this is translated from the coding sequence GTGAACCTGCGCCCCCGCGTCTCGCTTTGCATGATTGTCCGCAACGAAGAGGCCAATCTGCGTTCTTGCCTGCAACCGGTCCAGCACCTGTTCGACGAAGTCATCGTTGTTGATACCGGCTCGGCGGATGGCACCCGCGAGATAGCCGAAACGTTGGGCGCGAAGGTCTTCGACTACGAATGGTCCGATGATTTTTCCAGTGCCCGCAATTTTGCTGCCGATCAGGCCACCGGCGACTGGATTTTCTGGCTTGATGCCGACGATCGGATCGACGAACAGAATCGTGTTCAGTTGGCCGAGTTGATGGACAAACTAGCAACACAACCCACCAACGCGCCGCGCCGCTTTTATGTGATGACGACCGTTTCGAGCAGCCGGCACAGCACCGAGCCGACTACCCTCATCTCACACACTCGGTTGTTTCGCAATCACCCGCAAGCGCGTTGGACTGGCCGCGTGCACGAGCAGATCACGCCACAGCTTGAAACGTTGGGGGATGAACTGGTGCATACCGACCTGCGGGTCGAGCACCTGGGCTATGTCGACCCGGCATTGTGCCAGCGCAAGGCGAACCGCGATCTGCGTTTGCTGCGCATGGACTATGCCACGGATCCTGAGAATCCGGTTACTTCGTTTCTGCTAGGCACTACCTATTTGCGTACCGGGCAAGCCAACCAGGCACTGGCGCACCTGCTCAAGAGTCTGCAACTGGTAAAATCTCGAGGCGACTGGGTTCGTCGCTTGTACGCGCTGATTGTCGAAACCCTCGTCCGCCTTGGTCGGCGCGAAGAGGCGTTTGGATTTACGACCGAAGCCCTGCAGTCGTTTCCGCACGATGTCGAACTTGTGACCCGCCGGGCTGAGTTGCTATGCGACTTCAATGACCTGGGAGGTGCCGAGCAGTGCCTGCGGGATCTTTTCAATTCGCCACGCTCCAAACATCTGCTGCACGGAGCAAGCACCTACCACGATGGTCGGGAGGGGCGGATTCTGCTGGGGCGCATCTATCGCGAGACACAACGGTTTGATGCCGCCGAACAGGTCTTTCAAGAACTGCTGGCCGAAAACCCGGCCTGGATTCCGGCCTGGGTGAACCTGGGTTACGCCTATCTAATGCAGCATCGCTGGGGCGATATCGAGTATGTCGCCCGGCAATTAGAAAAGTGCGAAATGGGCGACCCCTACGCTCAGGTGCTACGAGCTGAGGCCAAAGTCGCTCGGGGCGACTTGAAAGAAGCCCGGCAACTGGTCGAAAAGGCGATCTCACGCGCCCCGCAGCTGGCTTGGGCACGCATCGTCCTTAGCGATATTCTGCTGCGTGATGGGACTGATCGCGAAGCCTGCATTGCCGTCCAAAGGGACATTTTGCGACTGAATCCCGGCAATCCCCAAGCCTTGCGTAATCTGGAAGTCCTCACCCAACCTCCGGCAGCTCAACCCGCGCCCACGTGGCCCTTGGGCTGGTCGATTACCGTCAATCCTTAG
- a CDS encoding PIG-L deacetylase family protein: MNTKNILVLAPHPDDESLGCGGTIKMLTQAGKRVDVIFMTRGENGFDAPYQQHEQARAELASTREAEARAACAVLGVQEVEFLKGVDGGLQNQPHLAQSIAFVLNAGNYHRVFAPWLGEAHPDHAATFRLLQRALADTGLSPSIWLYEVWTPLLPTDLVPIDPTMAAKREAITKHVSQLAVLDYLGAFVGLAAYRALSCPPSHYAEAFLTVDTQTFLAMK, from the coding sequence ATGAACACCAAGAATATTCTTGTTCTGGCACCCCATCCAGACGACGAAAGTCTGGGCTGCGGTGGCACCATCAAAATGTTGACGCAGGCTGGCAAGCGGGTCGATGTCATCTTCATGACCCGCGGCGAAAATGGTTTCGATGCTCCTTATCAACAGCATGAACAGGCTCGCGCGGAGCTGGCTTCCACCCGCGAGGCCGAAGCGCGGGCCGCTTGTGCAGTGCTGGGCGTGCAGGAAGTTGAATTCTTGAAAGGAGTCGACGGAGGCCTGCAGAATCAGCCTCACCTGGCGCAGTCGATTGCCTTTGTACTGAATGCTGGCAACTATCACCGTGTATTCGCACCTTGGCTTGGTGAGGCCCATCCCGATCACGCTGCCACGTTTCGCCTGTTGCAACGGGCCTTGGCTGATACGGGTTTGTCACCCTCGATCTGGCTCTACGAAGTTTGGACTCCCTTGCTGCCCACTGACCTGGTGCCGATTGATCCCACCATGGCCGCCAAACGCGAGGCCATTACGAAGCATGTCAGCCAGTTGGCGGTCCTTGACTATCTGGGCGCTTTTGTGGGACTCGCTGCTTATCGCGCGCTGAGTTGCCCTCCGTCGCACTATGCTGAAGCCTTTCTGACGGTTGACACCCAGACCTTTCTGGCGATGAAATAA
- a CDS encoding class I SAM-dependent methyltransferase: protein MLQRLNWGCGPHSPYGWVNSDIEAGPGVDVAADIRQGLPFPDNHFDYIVSIHVLPELAYRELDPALVELRRVLKPNGVLRLSLPDLDLAINAYRSKDVDYFLIGDEEVQSLAGKLIVQLLWYGRSRSMFTWEFTKELLERTGYRDITRDAHLKTSSGLDGITELDNRPLESLFIEARK from the coding sequence ATGTTGCAACGCTTGAACTGGGGCTGCGGCCCGCACTCTCCTTATGGTTGGGTGAATTCCGATATCGAAGCGGGACCGGGGGTCGATGTCGCTGCCGACATTCGGCAAGGACTCCCCTTTCCCGATAACCACTTCGACTACATCGTGAGCATCCACGTGCTCCCCGAACTGGCCTATCGGGAACTCGACCCAGCGCTCGTCGAACTGCGACGAGTCCTGAAGCCGAACGGTGTGCTGCGGCTTTCGCTCCCCGATCTCGATTTGGCCATCAATGCTTATCGCAGCAAAGACGTCGACTATTTCTTAATCGGCGATGAAGAGGTTCAAAGCCTGGCCGGCAAGCTGATCGTGCAGCTGCTCTGGTACGGCCGCTCGCGGAGCATGTTCACCTGGGAGTTCACGAAGGAGCTGCTCGAACGTACTGGTTATCGAGACATTACGCGCGATGCACACTTGAAAACATCGAGCGGGCTCGACGGAATTACCGAGCTCGATAATCGTCCCCTGGAAAGCCTGTTTATCGAAGCACGCAAGTAG
- a CDS encoding tetratricopeptide repeat protein yields MIRVSAILVVIGLVVALGANPTQTDEGLTAFQDAASFQNNGLFDIAIGEWKRAIKLCKDPELVRKARIYLGTCHMQTKQHAEALKQFEHLTAGELSREKSKAANMDQRRQVLLYMVNCHVVLKNKDKATQLADEFKKEFPNDVKDLEVMLDGKGLPRNAAESIQAAETQVKRK; encoded by the coding sequence ATGATTCGCGTTTCTGCAATCCTGGTGGTTATCGGTTTGGTTGTCGCGCTTGGCGCAAATCCGACACAGACCGATGAAGGGCTGACCGCCTTTCAGGACGCCGCCAGTTTTCAGAACAACGGCTTGTTCGACATTGCGATCGGCGAATGGAAACGAGCGATCAAGCTCTGCAAGGATCCCGAGTTGGTTCGCAAGGCCAGGATTTACTTGGGCACTTGCCATATGCAAACCAAGCAGCACGCTGAAGCGCTCAAGCAGTTCGAGCACCTTACGGCCGGCGAACTGAGCCGCGAAAAGTCGAAGGCCGCCAACATGGACCAGCGTCGGCAAGTGCTGCTTTACATGGTCAATTGCCACGTCGTACTCAAGAACAAAGATAAGGCAACGCAGCTTGCGGACGAGTTCAAAAAGGAATTTCCAAACGACGTCAAAGACCTGGAAGTCATGCTGGACGGCAAAGGCCTGCCGAGGAACGCCGCGGAATCCATTCAGGCAGCAGAAACGCAAGTTAAACGAAAATGA
- a CDS encoding DNA topoisomerase IV subunit A, translating into MAKKSARPAATPAAPVVLTAKDKKTLTSLRELATKVETFAEKAKPPVLDIRSRSLSNISFNKSRKILELGKGSTQRELFNLSQAKAYMQTLLVGSGCKRLLEQGKTTSLRGLYYMLKHTIAGTKEETFDDQSESDSMIEDVEVILTAMREELHLYAKNAGAMVGNITVIDSGDEIDCTRMGSGGYSIPSIVEPEIVQFKKCKAEFILHVEKDTVWRRFNEDKFWQKYNCILTHGGGQPPRGVRRMLHRLHNELELPVYCVLDNDPWGYYIYSVIKQGSINLAHESARMAIPDCRYLGLRSRDYDRCELSASVQIRLNEQDVKRAKQIAEYPWFKNKPAWQKEIDQMLKNGFKLEVESLISKDISYVTEEYVPSRLEEDDFLD; encoded by the coding sequence ATGGCCAAAAAATCTGCTCGACCTGCTGCGACTCCTGCCGCCCCGGTGGTGCTCACTGCCAAAGATAAGAAGACACTGACTTCGCTGCGTGAGCTGGCGACGAAAGTCGAAACTTTCGCTGAAAAGGCGAAGCCGCCGGTGCTCGATATCCGCTCGCGGTCATTGTCAAACATCTCGTTCAACAAGAGTCGCAAGATTCTCGAACTGGGGAAGGGAAGTACTCAGCGCGAGCTGTTTAACCTGTCGCAGGCCAAGGCCTACATGCAAACGCTGCTCGTCGGCAGTGGGTGCAAACGACTGCTGGAGCAAGGGAAGACGACGAGCCTCCGCGGTCTGTACTACATGCTCAAGCACACGATCGCGGGAACGAAGGAAGAGACCTTCGACGATCAGAGCGAATCGGACTCGATGATCGAAGACGTCGAAGTGATCCTGACCGCGATGCGGGAAGAGTTGCACCTGTATGCGAAGAACGCGGGTGCGATGGTCGGGAACATTACGGTGATCGATAGCGGCGACGAAATCGATTGCACGCGGATGGGTTCCGGTGGCTACTCGATTCCCTCGATCGTCGAACCGGAGATTGTGCAGTTCAAAAAGTGCAAAGCTGAGTTCATCCTGCATGTCGAAAAGGACACGGTCTGGCGGCGGTTCAACGAAGACAAGTTCTGGCAGAAATATAACTGCATTCTGACGCACGGCGGCGGACAGCCTCCGCGCGGTGTGCGGCGCATGTTGCATCGGCTGCATAACGAACTCGAACTGCCCGTCTATTGCGTGCTCGATAACGATCCTTGGGGCTATTACATCTACAGCGTGATCAAGCAGGGCTCGATCAACCTGGCCCACGAGTCGGCCCGCATGGCGATTCCCGATTGCCGCTACCTGGGCCTGCGCAGCCGCGACTACGACCGCTGCGAACTTTCGGCCAGCGTGCAGATTCGCTTGAATGAACAGGACGTGAAACGGGCAAAGCAGATCGCCGAGTATCCCTGGTTCAAGAACAAGCCCGCCTGGCAGAAGGAAATCGATCAGATGCTGAAGAACGGCTTCAAGCTCGAAGTCGAATCCCTCATCAGCAAAGACATCAGCTACGTCACGGAAGAGTACGTCCCCTCGCGTTTGGAAGAAGACGACTTCCTGGATTAG
- a CDS encoding DNA topoisomerase VI subunit B — translation MAKASATAQKSLDFEASESGDFVNKRAGKNGEAAANGSAENGAAHDEHPTESPSKRRSNAETMATKQKEISVSEFFAKNRHLLGFDNPRKALLTTVKEAVDNSLDACEEAGIVPEIWVIIEPTTNSRYKVSIQDNGPGIVKKQIPLIFGKLLYGSKFHRLRMSRGQQGIGISAAGMYGVLTTGKPVKIISKTGPKQKAHYFELQIDTKRNHPEIINGKGEGVDIAHGEEGHEQLVKQGIDWEAYYLAEEGPDGQKKPQQEVKSGTRVTIELEAKYVRGRGSVDEYLEQTAIANPHVTIHYKDAEGQETHYKRSTTDLPAEPKEIKPHPYGVELGRLMTMLQDNSFSTITQFLTESFSRVSNAVASNICETAKISSRAHPKRIGRQEADALFQAIQNTKISAPATDCLCPIGEPLILKGLHHVVPGEFYCADTRPPAVYRGNPFQIEVGLAYGGVSSAQKVSLDALQTFLAESDARTIRQFLMNTFDGVGGDGADKIIAEAGVGTRQSPGKLDKKEIAKLHAAMRNVNLSEGQTMQVMRYANRVPLQFSMSACAITQAVMGTNWRAYGLTQSRGGLPTGPVSVMVHMASVWVPFTSESKEAIAGYPEIQKELRLGLQAVGRRLQMYLNARNKVKQEGERRSVFLRYLKEVAGAVSEIQDLNEKKQTELYDRLLNVAKKKTAEADMKLDSRGKKIVAEEAEAFDDDKVLIVPQDGTSA, via the coding sequence TTGGCCAAGGCCTCTGCGACTGCGCAAAAGTCCCTCGATTTCGAAGCCTCTGAGTCCGGCGACTTCGTCAACAAGCGTGCCGGCAAGAATGGTGAAGCGGCCGCTAATGGCTCCGCTGAGAATGGTGCTGCCCACGACGAGCATCCCACGGAAAGTCCGTCGAAGCGTCGCAGCAACGCCGAAACGATGGCGACCAAGCAGAAGGAAATCTCGGTCAGCGAGTTCTTTGCCAAGAACCGCCACCTGCTCGGTTTCGACAATCCCCGCAAAGCGCTACTCACCACCGTGAAGGAAGCGGTCGACAACTCGCTCGACGCCTGCGAAGAAGCTGGCATCGTCCCCGAGATTTGGGTCATCATCGAGCCGACGACGAACAGTCGGTACAAAGTCAGCATCCAGGACAACGGGCCGGGCATCGTCAAAAAACAGATCCCGCTGATCTTCGGCAAGCTGTTGTACGGCAGTAAGTTCCATCGCCTGCGCATGAGCCGCGGCCAGCAAGGGATCGGCATTAGCGCGGCCGGCATGTATGGCGTGCTCACGACCGGCAAGCCGGTGAAGATCATCTCCAAGACCGGGCCCAAGCAAAAAGCCCACTACTTCGAACTGCAGATCGATACCAAGCGCAATCACCCCGAGATCATCAATGGCAAGGGTGAAGGCGTTGATATCGCGCATGGTGAAGAAGGCCATGAACAACTCGTAAAACAGGGGATCGATTGGGAAGCCTACTACCTGGCCGAGGAAGGTCCCGATGGACAAAAGAAGCCGCAGCAGGAAGTGAAGAGCGGCACCCGCGTGACCATCGAGCTTGAAGCCAAGTACGTGCGCGGCCGCGGCAGCGTGGATGAATACCTCGAACAGACGGCGATCGCCAATCCGCACGTCACCATTCATTACAAAGATGCAGAGGGTCAAGAGACGCACTACAAGCGCTCGACAACCGACCTGCCAGCCGAACCGAAGGAAATCAAGCCGCATCCGTATGGCGTAGAACTCGGCCGCTTGATGACGATGCTGCAGGACAACAGCTTCAGCACCATCACGCAGTTTTTGACCGAGTCGTTTTCCCGCGTCAGCAATGCGGTAGCCAGCAACATTTGCGAAACGGCGAAGATCAGTTCGCGCGCTCATCCCAAGCGAATTGGCCGACAAGAGGCCGATGCACTGTTCCAGGCGATTCAAAACACCAAGATCAGTGCTCCCGCGACCGATTGCTTGTGCCCCATCGGTGAGCCCTTGATTCTCAAGGGGCTGCATCATGTGGTGCCCGGCGAGTTTTATTGCGCCGATACGCGGCCGCCTGCCGTCTATCGCGGCAACCCGTTTCAAATTGAAGTGGGGCTGGCCTACGGTGGCGTGTCGAGTGCGCAAAAGGTCTCGCTCGATGCGCTGCAGACATTTCTGGCCGAAAGCGATGCCCGCACCATTCGCCAGTTCTTGATGAACACCTTCGATGGCGTGGGTGGGGACGGAGCCGACAAGATCATCGCCGAAGCTGGTGTGGGCACCCGTCAAAGCCCCGGCAAGCTCGACAAAAAAGAGATCGCCAAGCTGCACGCGGCCATGCGGAACGTCAACCTCAGCGAAGGACAGACGATGCAAGTCATGCGGTACGCCAACCGCGTGCCGCTGCAGTTTTCGATGAGCGCCTGTGCCATCACCCAAGCCGTAATGGGGACCAACTGGCGAGCCTACGGATTGACGCAAAGTCGCGGCGGATTGCCGACCGGCCCCGTCAGTGTGATGGTTCACATGGCCAGCGTCTGGGTGCCGTTCACCAGCGAATCGAAAGAAGCCATCGCCGGCTATCCCGAGATTCAAAAGGAACTGCGTCTCGGGCTGCAAGCTGTCGGCCGACGTTTGCAGATGTACCTCAACGCCCGCAACAAGGTGAAGCAAGAAGGCGAGCGCCGCAGCGTCTTCCTGCGTTACTTGAAAGAAGTTGCAGGCGCCGTGAGCGAGATCCAAGATCTCAACGAAAAGAAGCAAACTGAACTCTACGACCGCCTGCTGAACGTCGCCAAGAAGAAGACCGCCGAAGCGGACATGAAACTCGATAGCCGCGGCAAGAAGATTGTCGCTGAGGAAGCTGAAGCTTTCGACGATGACAAAGTGCTGATCGTGCCGCAGGACGGGACTTCCGCGTGA
- a CDS encoding sulfatase, producing the protein MHKFLSAVCLSIATFVALAHLPLTAAEPAKQPNVLFIAIDDLRDWVGYLGHQRAKTPNLDRLASRGVSFTRSYCAAPICNPSRAALVTGRRPGTSGVYDNGTDWRPLNTDVVTLPLHFKQNGYHVIGAGKITHDAYRRENDWSEFHAHAPEQDQPATRRGNEKGQDGGVGGIKFQPIQLRDEEMDDYATASFTVRHLQAKHDQPLFLACGFHKPHMPWNVPQKYFDMFPLDQIELPPTKAGDLDDLPAYGVKVAKPAGDHAAMLQSGRWKEAIQAYLATITFMDVQVGRVLDALEASDKKDNTIVVLWSDHGWHLGEKEHWRKFALWEEATRSPLIISVPGVTKPGTVCERTVDLMSLYPTLCALCNLQKPAHVEGANIVPLLKDPKAEWSTPAITTYFRGDHAVRTEKWRYIRYNDGSEELYDHDVDPHEWKNLASEAQHASVKAELAKLLPTANKAGPAGEAKQGKKKNKNK; encoded by the coding sequence ATGCACAAATTTCTCTCCGCTGTCTGCCTGTCGATCGCGACGTTCGTCGCACTTGCTCATCTGCCCTTGACCGCTGCCGAGCCAGCCAAGCAGCCCAACGTCCTGTTCATCGCCATCGACGATCTGCGCGACTGGGTGGGCTATCTCGGGCATCAGCGGGCCAAGACGCCAAACCTCGATCGCCTGGCCAGTCGCGGCGTTTCGTTCACCCGCAGTTATTGTGCCGCGCCGATCTGCAATCCGTCACGCGCGGCACTTGTGACCGGCCGTCGCCCGGGAACCAGCGGCGTCTACGATAACGGGACCGATTGGCGTCCGCTCAATACCGATGTCGTCACGCTGCCCCTGCACTTCAAGCAGAATGGCTATCACGTGATTGGTGCGGGAAAGATCACGCACGACGCTTATCGACGGGAAAACGATTGGAGCGAATTTCATGCGCACGCGCCGGAGCAAGATCAGCCCGCGACGCGGAGGGGCAACGAGAAAGGTCAGGATGGCGGCGTCGGCGGCATTAAGTTCCAGCCCATTCAACTGCGTGACGAAGAGATGGACGACTATGCCACGGCCAGTTTCACCGTGCGTCACTTGCAAGCCAAACACGATCAGCCGCTGTTTCTGGCTTGTGGTTTTCATAAGCCACACATGCCTTGGAACGTACCGCAAAAGTACTTCGATATGTTCCCGCTCGACCAGATTGAACTCCCGCCGACCAAAGCTGGCGATCTGGACGACTTGCCCGCTTACGGCGTGAAAGTAGCCAAGCCCGCTGGCGATCATGCTGCCATGCTGCAGTCGGGACGCTGGAAAGAGGCGATCCAGGCATATCTGGCGACGATCACCTTCATGGACGTGCAAGTGGGCCGAGTGCTCGACGCGCTCGAAGCCTCCGACAAAAAGGACAACACCATTGTCGTCCTTTGGAGCGATCACGGTTGGCACTTGGGCGAGAAAGAACATTGGCGCAAGTTTGCACTCTGGGAAGAAGCGACGCGTTCCCCGCTGATCATCTCGGTCCCGGGTGTCACCAAACCTGGCACCGTTTGCGAGCGGACAGTCGACCTGATGTCCCTCTATCCCACCCTTTGCGCGCTGTGCAATTTGCAGAAGCCTGCGCATGTGGAAGGAGCGAACATCGTCCCCTTGCTGAAAGATCCCAAGGCAGAGTGGTCAACGCCGGCGATTACGACGTACTTTCGCGGCGATCATGCCGTGCGCACGGAAAAATGGAGATACATTCGCTACAACGACGGCAGCGAAGAACTGTACGATCACGACGTTGATCCGCACGAATGGAAGAATCTGGCCAGCGAAGCCCAGCATGCCAGCGTGAAAGCAGAGTTGGCCAAGCTGTTGCCAACTGCGAATAAAGCTGGCCCTGCTGGCGAAGCCAAGCAGGGGAAGAAGAAAAACAAGAACAAGTGA